In Diaphorobacter ruginosibacter, the genomic stretch AGATGCCCTCGAGCAGGCCCTGGCGGCGCAGCACTTCATGGCATCCGGCGATGCAGCCGTGGAAGTCGTTCGCCACGTCGAAGAATGCGCTGTTGCAGTCGGTCACGCGGCTGTCCAGTGCAAGCATTTGCGCATCGACCTCGCCCCGCTTTGCAGCGGCTTGGCACTGGTCCAGAATGCGCACGGCGCTCGATGTCCACACCGACCAATGGCCAAGCAGGCCGCCTCGAAAGCGCACGGTGACCGGCTCTCCATCGCGCGGCACGGTGAATGGCGTGACCAGGTCGAGCACGATGTGGTCATCGTTGCCGGTGTAGAGCGACACGCGCTTTTCCGCGCGCGCCATGACCACGCCGCGCACCACGTCGAGCGTACGATACCGGTGGAACGGCGCCACCTTGATCGCAACCACGTTATCGATGGAGGCGAATCGTGCCCAGAATTCAGCGCTCAGATCCATACCGCCCACGGCGGCCTGCAGGTAGAAGCCGATGAGCGGGATCTCGCGGGCAACCGCTTCGCAATGCGCTATCAAGGCATCTTCGCGTTGCCCGCGCAGGGCTGCCAGGCTCAGCAAGCCTGCGTGATATCCCAGGCCGTGCGCCGTGCGGGCCTCGGCAACCGCTTGCGCGGTCTGGCCGCAGATGCCCGCCACCATCGCAAGCTCGCGATCGCCAGGCGCCCATTCACGCACGGCATCCATCGCCAGGCGCAGCACCGGCTCATACAGGCCCACCTCGCGGATTGCGAACTGCGTGGTATGCACACCCACGGCCAGTCCCCCCACGCCGGCATCGACGTAGTAACGGCTCAATGCGCGCTGGCGGCGCTCATCGAGTTGTCGTTCGGAAGTCAACGCCAACGGATGCGCGGGAATGGCCAGGCCGCGCTGCAACAACTCGCGGACGTGGGCGACCTTCTCGGGTGTCAAGGCACTCATGCTGGAACTCTTCAATGTCTGTCGGGCAGTTTCAGAACGTCAGAACGCACCGTCGCGTACTTCGAACTTGGTAGGTTTGTTGAACGCGGGTTGCTCGCGGCGAACCCAGTCGGACACCCAGTCGAGCATCACGCCCAGCGGAACCTGTGGATAGCCAAAGAGCGTTGATGACAGCGTGGTGTCCGACAGCAGTGCATTGGCAGACTCCTCGCCGCAGACCTTCACGGGAATGCCGAAGCGCGCGGCGAACTGCTGCACCAGCCAGCGCACCGAAATCGTCTCGGGCCCCGTGCAATTGATGGGCTTGGGTGGCACGGTGCAATGCAGCAGGCTGCGCAATGCCTGTGCGTTCGCGTCGCCCTGCCAGATCACGTTGACATAGCCCATTGCGAGATCGATGGTCTCGCCGCGATGCACCTTGGATGCGATGTCGTACAGCACGCCGTAGCGCATGTCGATCGCGTAGTTGAGGCGAAAGATGCGGCCCGGCGTGCCGTGCCGGGAAGAAAAATACTCGAACATGCGCTCTCGGCCAATGCAGGACTGCGCGTATTCGCCAACGGGCGCAGGTGGCGTGGCTTCACTTGCGCCCTGGCGGCCGACAGGGGTGAGCGCGTAGATGTTGCCAGTGGAAAAACTCACGATGCGCGAATCGCGGAACACCTCAGCCACCAGCGCCGGCACATGTGTGTTCATTGCCCATGTCAACGCCTGATTGTCCTTGGCGCCGAACTTGTGGCCGGCGGCAAAGACGATGTTGGGAATGCGCGGCAGAGCCTCCAGAGATCGACGATCCAGCAGGTCGGCGGCAATGGTCTCGATGCCCCAGCCCTCAAGGCGCTCACGCACACCGCTCTCGCTGAAACGAGCCACGCCGATGACGCGCTTGTGCGGAGCGGCATTCTTGGCCAAGCGTGCAAGCGTGGGACCCATCTTGCCCGCCACGCCGAGGATCATGATGTCGCCGTCCAGCCGTGCAAGATCGTCGACCAGCGCCTGGCTCGGCCGTGCGAGGAAATCGTCCAGTGCTTCCACGGATTCGAAACTCGCGGGCAGATTCGAGACGTCCAGCAGCGGTGTCGTGATTGGTGCGGCGGGCTCCACCTGAATGCTCTGCATCTGCTTTCCTCGTGCTGCAAATTGATTGATGTACGAACTTTATGGCTTCGCAAAATCGACGTCAACCGTTTGGTTGAATTTTGAGGCGAGGGTATTCCCGGGGTGATTTCAGAACGGATGGCTCAGGCCCGCAGACCAGCCATTGCGAAGCTCACCACATGTTTGCGATAGGCCTGCACAGCGGCTTTCGATTCGAGATCGCGCGCAAAAATGGACGAGAGGGTGAGACGGTTGGAGAAGAAAAAGTACGACATGCCAGCCACGGAAACATAGAGCTCCACGGGATCGATGCCGCGCCGGAAAACCCCGGCTCGCGTCCCACGCGAGAGTGTCTTGGCCAGCAATTCAATGAGCGGCGAGTTGGTTTCGCGAATGGCCTTGGAGTCACGCACATGCGAGGCGCCGCGTGCATTCTCGTGGTTGAGCAGACCGATGAAATCCGGCGTTGCCTGCAGGTAGTCGAACGAAAAGCCGATGAGCGCAGCCATGGCCTCCTCGGGCTGCATGTCGCCCAGATGAAGCCCGCTCTCCAGTGTCCGTATCTCCGTGTAGACCACCTCGAGCGCGGTGCGATAGAGGTCTTCCTTGTTGCCGAAATAGTAGTAGATGAGCTGCTTGTTCACACCCGCGATCGCTGCGATTTCGTTGACCCGCGCGCCGGTGAGTCCCTTGGCCGAAAACTCTGCGCGCGCGGCCTTCAGGATAGCGGCCTTCGCATCGTTGCTGTCAATGTCGGAGATCCCGGGATTGGCTGCCGAACGGCGTCGCGGAGTGGGCGTCAAGGGCTGGCTGGATTTCATGGTGGCGCGGATTATGACCCAGTGATCGAGCGATGTCA encodes the following:
- a CDS encoding dihydrodipicolinate synthase family protein; its protein translation is MSALTPEKVAHVRELLQRGLAIPAHPLALTSERQLDERRQRALSRYYVDAGVGGLAVGVHTTQFAIREVGLYEPVLRLAMDAVREWAPGDRELAMVAGICGQTAQAVAEARTAHGLGYHAGLLSLAALRGQREDALIAHCEAVAREIPLIGFYLQAAVGGMDLSAEFWARFASIDNVVAIKVAPFHRYRTLDVVRGVVMARAEKRVSLYTGNDDHIVLDLVTPFTVPRDGEPVTVRFRGGLLGHWSVWTSSAVRILDQCQAAAKRGEVDAQMLALDSRVTDCNSAFFDVANDFHGCIAGCHEVLRRQGLLEGIWCLDPQEGLGQGQKDAIDRVYAEHADLADDAFVAANLSRWLG
- a CDS encoding NAD-dependent epimerase/dehydratase family protein, with amino-acid sequence MQSIQVEPAAPITTPLLDVSNLPASFESVEALDDFLARPSQALVDDLARLDGDIMILGVAGKMGPTLARLAKNAAPHKRVIGVARFSESGVRERLEGWGIETIAADLLDRRSLEALPRIPNIVFAAGHKFGAKDNQALTWAMNTHVPALVAEVFRDSRIVSFSTGNIYALTPVGRQGASEATPPAPVGEYAQSCIGRERMFEYFSSRHGTPGRIFRLNYAIDMRYGVLYDIASKVHRGETIDLAMGYVNVIWQGDANAQALRSLLHCTVPPKPINCTGPETISVRWLVQQFAARFGIPVKVCGEESANALLSDTTLSSTLFGYPQVPLGVMLDWVSDWVRREQPAFNKPTKFEVRDGAF
- a CDS encoding TetR/AcrR family transcriptional regulator, encoding MKSSQPLTPTPRRRSAANPGISDIDSNDAKAAILKAARAEFSAKGLTGARVNEIAAIAGVNKQLIYYYFGNKEDLYRTALEVVYTEIRTLESGLHLGDMQPEEAMAALIGFSFDYLQATPDFIGLLNHENARGASHVRDSKAIRETNSPLIELLAKTLSRGTRAGVFRRGIDPVELYVSVAGMSYFFFSNRLTLSSIFARDLESKAAVQAYRKHVVSFAMAGLRA